TCCTCAGTGCCAGTCTCTTCCTCTCTGGGAGCTGGCTGGAGCTGGGATGGACACCTGACAGAAGGTGAGCTACGGGAAGCCACCGGGCCAGACAAGTAGCCAGGCTGATCACTCCCAAATTCAATATTCACATATTCCCCTGGGCTCTTGGGCTCCGGAGGGTGCAGCAGgggctgctgttgctgctgttgctgctgctgctgctgctgctgctgctgctgctgctctcgGGCCCGAGGTAAGGTGCTGGCCTTGGGATCCCCCAGGGACAGCCTCGTAGGCCGGGCCAGGCGGCTATTGGTCTGAGCAGCTGTGTCCACCTTTCGAGGCAGATGGGGCTGCAGAACCTGATGGTGGGGATGTGGAAGGCTGGGCTCCAGCCTAGCCCCACAGTATCCCCCACCCAGGCTGTCGCTgctggtggaggaggaagaatcATCCACTGTTGCAGCATAGAGAAGGCGACCAGAGCTAGCAGAAAGGCGGAGGTGCTGATGCCGGGCACCCTCCTCCGGCTCCCCAGGGCGCTGGGTGTGCTTAAAGGATCTTGGCAATGAGTAGTACGAGAGGACTGGCTTGTGCTGGGGGTCCTCAGGGCCATAGTAGCAGTCAGAGGGGCTGCTGGTGTTGGAGTCCCCCACTGGTGACATGTTCATGTAGTCACCTGTGCAAGGTAAGAGCTTGCCACCGCTGCTCTCCACTGGGGGTTTGGGGTGAGGCAAGACATGAGAGTGGTGGCCCCCTACCCCGTTTGTCCACAGCTTTCCATAGCTGCTCCCAGAAGGGACggcactgctgctgctgctgctggggccACCTCCAATGTCAGGAGAGCAGCCACCGCTGGGGGACATCATCATGTAGCCATTGGGGTCCACTCTCTGGGGATGGCGTCTGATGGGATTGATGATCTGCTGTGGGGCAGACACGCTCTTGGGGCTCATGGGCATATAGTCTCCACTGCCCTTTCGGCTGCTGGGCACTGGGGCCACCCCTGGGGACATGGGCATGTAGCCATCATCAGTGTGGAGGGTAGAGCTGTCTGGGCGGTGGTGGCCCCCCCGACGCTCCAAGGGGTGCATTTCCAGACCCTCCTCTGGGTAGGAGTGGGTGGGCACGAAGGCAGAGTGCCTGTGTCCCGGCAGTCGGCCTCCACTGCCACCTCCTGGTGGGTAGGCAGGCATCATCTCTGTATACTCCTCAATGGAAGCCACTGAGGACTGGGACGGGGTCTTCTGGTGGGTAATGGTAGGGGATGTGCCTGCAGAGTGAGTTCTCTTTCGGAAGCGATTATCCAGATCCGCAGCACTGGATGCTTCATCCCCAGCCAAGGCTGGACTCGTGCCCAAGCCTGTTCCTGGGGTGTAGCGGTGGCCATTGCCACCCCGAGACAAAATGTAGTGACCGTTGGGGGCGGTCAGGGTGGAGGGCCCCTTGCCGCCCATGCAGATATAGTTGCTTAGCTCCTCCTCACCGCGGGCTGGTGGGGTGTGGCCCAGGGAATCCGGAGTCACACTGCGGAAGGAACTCCGGAAATCGCAGGGACTGGAGCCATACTCATCTGAGGAGATGAAACCGCCATCGCTGGGAGAACCAGACACCGAAGCACTAGATCGCCGTGGGAAGAGACAATCCGAGGTGGAGCCATGGCCGCTGGTGCTGCTGGACGACAGACTGACGGGGCTGGTGGCCGAAGGCGAGCAGCGGGAAGCTGGCATGGGGATGGAGCGGCTGTGGTTGAGCGGGGGGTGCAGCCGGGCGCTGCCCCGATGCCGGTGGGCGTGGGTTCTGTTGGTGCTCGGACTCACAGGGCTGCCATCCACCGAGGCTGGGCGGGACATGGTGCCTTCGCCGTCACTGGAGGCGCGGACGCGGAAGGAGCCTGGTTTCCCGCCCACCATGCTGGCCGGGGAGGTGGCAGTGATGCTCTCAGTGCGAGATCGTCGGGTCAGCCCCACCT
The sequence above is drawn from the Macaca mulatta isolate MMU2019108-1 chromosome 12, T2T-MMU8v2.0, whole genome shotgun sequence genome and encodes:
- the IRS1 gene encoding insulin receptor substrate 1; translated protein: MASPPESDGFSDVRKVGYLRKPKSMHKRFFVLRAASEAGGPARLEYYENEKKWRHKSSAPKRSIPLESCFNINKRADSKNKHLVALYTRDEHFAIAADSEAEQDSWYQALLQLHNRAKGHHDGAAALGAGGGGGSCSGSSGVGEAGEDLSYGDVPPGPAFKEVWQVILKPKGLGQTKNLIGIYRLCLTSKTISFVKLNSEAAAVVLQLMNIRRCGHSENFFFIEVGRSAVTGPGEFWMQVDDSVVAQNMHETILEAMRAMSDEFRPRSKSQSSSNCSNPISVPLRRHHLNNPPPSQVGLTRRSRTESITATSPASMVGGKPGSFRVRASSDGEGTMSRPASVDGSPVSPSTNRTHAHRHRGSARLHPPLNHSRSIPMPASRCSPSATSPVSLSSSSTSGHGSTSDCLFPRRSSASVSGSPSDGGFISSDEYGSSPCDFRSSFRSVTPDSLGHTPPARGEEELSNYICMGGKGPSTLTAPNGHYILSRGGNGHRYTPGTGLGTSPALAGDEASSAADLDNRFRKRTHSAGTSPTITHQKTPSQSSVASIEEYTEMMPAYPPGGGSGGRLPGHRHSAFVPTHSYPEEGLEMHPLERRGGHHRPDSSTLHTDDGYMPMSPGVAPVPSSRKGSGDYMPMSPKSVSAPQQIINPIRRHPQRVDPNGYMMMSPSGGCSPDIGGGPSSSSSSAVPSGSSYGKLWTNGVGGHHSHVLPHPKPPVESSGGKLLPCTGDYMNMSPVGDSNTSSPSDCYYGPEDPQHKPVLSYYSLPRSFKHTQRPGEPEEGARHQHLRLSASSGRLLYAATVDDSSSSTSSDSLGGGYCGARLEPSLPHPHHQVLQPHLPRKVDTAAQTNSRLARPTRLSLGDPKASTLPRAREQQQQQQQQQQQQQQQQQPLLHPPEPKSPGEYVNIEFGSDQPGYLSGPVASRSSPSVRCPSQLQPAPREEETGTEEYMKMDLGPGRRAAWQESTGVEMGRLGPAPPGAASICRPTRAVPSSRGDYMTMQMSCPRQSYVDTSPIAPVSYADMRTGIAAEEVSLPRATMAAASSSSAASASPTGPQGAAELAAHSSLLGGPQGPGGMSAFTRVNLSPNRNQSAKVIRADPQGCRRRHSSETFSSTPSATRVGNTVPFGAGAAIGGGGGSSSSSEDVKRHSSASFENVWLRPGELGGAPKEPAQLCGAAGGLENGLNYIDLDLVKDFKQRPQECSPQPQPPPPPPPHQPLGSSESSSTRRRSSEDLSAYASISFQKQPEDLQ